Within the Amycolatopsis sp. 195334CR genome, the region CGGCCAACCGCGCGGCCGCGTTCTCCCGGCGTTCGGTGTCGCCGGTGCCGACCATGTCCATCACGAGCCGCGCCACCTCGGGTGACAGGTAGGCCTCCCCGGCGTGCGCCGCGCGGACGGCGCGGATCAACTCGTCCGGCGTGCAGTTTTTCAACACGAACCCGGCGACCTGCTGCCGGATCGCCCGGCGGACGTTCGGTTCGACGCCGAAGGCGGTCAGGATGACCACCGGCACGCCGGGCAGTTCCCGCACGGCGGACAACCCGTCCAGCTCGGGCATGTTCAGGTCGAGCACGGCGACGTCGGCCCGGTGCGCCCGCGCGAGTTCGACCGCCGCCCGCCCGTCGGCGGCCTCGGCGACCACCTCGATCCCGGCGTCGGATTCGAGCACGGTCCGGATGCCGGCGGTGATCAGCGGCTCGTCGTCGGCGATCAGGACGCGGATCACCCCGCACCGCCGAACGCGCTCGCCGGTCCGACCATGACCACCATCGACACCACGGCGAGCACCAGCGCCGCCACCCGCACTCGCCCCAACGACCGCGGTTCAGCCTCCGGCGGCGGCGCGGCAGGCAACATCGCCGTCAACCGGAACTCCGTCTCGGACCTGTCGTGGTGCACCAGCCCACCGGCCAGCCCGACCCGCTCGGCCAGCCCGGTCAACCCATGCCCGCCATCGCTTTCCGGTGCGCCAGGCACTCCGTTGCGGATACTGACCAGCAGGGCGTCGTCCTCCCAGCGCAACG harbors:
- a CDS encoding response regulator transcription factor, which gives rise to MIRVLIADDEPLITAGIRTVLESDAGIEVVAEAADGRAAVELARAHRADVAVLDLNMPELDGLSAVRELPGVPVVILTAFGVEPNVRRAIRQQVAGFVLKNCTPDELIRAVRAAHAGEAYLSPEVARLVMDMVGTGDTERRENAAARLAALSPRESEVLGLLAEGLSNAEIGGRVHMSEATIKTYVSRILAKLGCANRVQAALLARDGLG